The Erigeron canadensis isolate Cc75 chromosome 1, C_canadensis_v1, whole genome shotgun sequence genome segment CCGGTGGTGAATGTTCTTTGCGGGCCCTATCAAATTTAACTACCATTGAACAGACTGTTTGCGAGCATCTTAGTTACTAGTTAAGAATTTTCAGCCACACATATTTTTTCCTATTGATACTCTATgttagtaataatataatacatGTGAGTACTTATATCTTAGCTAACATTCCCATACCATATCGATAGGAATAAAATAGTTaaagatttttgttttcttaataaCATTGCATGTTTGCTAACATTCACATACCATATCTCAGCTTAtttctaaaatgaaaaagacattaaaattttataaaggaGCATAGATAAGAGCCACTAACGAGGTTATATCTCTTAGCATTCTGGGCCTCTTTCTGTTTGCATAGAGTTATGGGCTGAGGGCCCGCCTTAGTTTTGGTATGGGGCATGTTAGTTTCGAAGCTTGGAAAATTGTAACTTCCTAGTTCCTATTAAGAACAGTACTAAACTTTGCTACATGATGGGCCGTTGGGGGTCATTCCTCCTAGTGGGTCATTAATAGATCTGGCGGGGCCGGGGCACATCCCCTCCTCAGTCTAAGACTACTGGCAatcgttttttttatatttacagttaaaaaaaaactaaataacgTTGCAATTCCCGCTGGAATAAAAATTGTGAAACATCCGAATTATGATAGTACCTGTACCAAACTGACCAAATTTTATGTTCAGAAATAACTCCAAGCTAGAAGAGATATATACCTCTTTTAATTTGCTCTACATGACTCTAAAATCCACAAAAAACTTGAATTTCTATTACATAGTTTTGATTCATCTACTTATTTATAATCATATACTTACACGAAAAATTATTCCTACAAATTATTGAATCCTTGCTGTATATTGTAGTGAATtcagttttaaatttttttttttttttttgcataaatTAATAGTCTTCTCAAATCTACTTCAAGTTGGGAGCATGCACTAGATACACTAGCTTTATAGAAGTAGTATCAATTAAATTGATATCTGTATTTTTGATACTTGTagatatttttttgatttataggTAAGAATTGTTTTACATGGCTGGGAACAATACCCGTGGTACACATATCAGAACCAACTATGATACGAGAGGTATTGGTTAATTATACTAAGTTTCAAAAGCCAAGGGCAGGTAACCCATTAGTAAAATTGCTAGTAAAAGGATTACTCGATACCGAGGGTGATCAATGGGTGAAACATAGAAAGATCATCAATCCTGCATTTCATGTCGAGAAGCTCAAGGTTTTTTTTCCCCCGCCCTATGTCTTTAAATATGCTATGTATGCTTCGGAAGCCATCATGTGGACATCCTTATGAAGTCTAGTTCCTTTATGCAGCATATGATACCGGCCTTTTATGTAAGTTGTAGCGAGATGATTGAGAAATGGGGAGAAAAAGTCATGAAAGAAAGCTCATGTGAGGTGGATGTGTGGCCCTATCTTCAGACGTTTTCAGCTGATGTAATTTCACGTACAGCATTTGGAAGTAGTTTTGAGGAAGGGAGAAAAATATTTGAACTTCAAAGGGAACAATCACATCTAATTATGAAGGCTGCTAATTCATTTTACATCCCGGGATCAAGGTAATAACAAATCTCAATGGGTGTTTACATTGCATCCTTATTTGTTGGTTTTCATgagctaattaattaaataatttcttttagATATTTACcaacaaaaaacaataaaaggaTGAAAGAGATTGACCGGGAAGTGAAGAGTTCAATAGAGAACATTATCGATAAACGAGTTGCAGCAATGAAAGCCGGGGAAGCTAGCAGTGATGACCTTCTCGGGATACTTCTAGATTCTAATCACAAGGAAATAAAAGAACATGGAAGTAGCAATTTTGGATTAAGCATAGTCGAAGTCATTGAAGAGTGCAAACTTTTTTACTTTGCAGGACAAGAGACAACAGCAAATACACTTGTTTGGACTATAATTTTGTTAAGTCAATATACTGATTGGCAGACACGTGCAAGAGATGAAGTGTTACATATCTTTGGTGATAAAGAACCGGATATTGATGGCCTCAATCATCTAAAAGTTGTAAGTTTTTCctactttaattaaataaaatgatatatatataccttgatgaatatatattgatattaataattgtttttaactttaactACTTGTCTCATTTTGTAGATCAACATGATTTTAAAtgaggttcttaggttatatCCTCCAGTGGTATCACTAAGACGAATGATACACAAAAAAACCAAATTAGGTGAGGACTTAACCTTACCGCCAGGAGCCTTCATCCAAATAAATGCATTAATTGTACACCATGATAAGGATACATGGGGCGAAGATGCAAACGAGTTTAAGCCCGAAAGATTTTCCGAAGGTATCTCAAAGGCGATCAAGGGACAAGCCTCGTATCTCCCTTTTAGTGGTGGCCCACGTGTATGCATTGGACAGAATTTTGCTATGTTGGAAGCAAAACTGGCTCTTGCAATGATTTTACAACGCTTCTCTTTCGAGTTATCACCATCATACTCACACGCTCCGGCCGCTATACTCACTCTACAACCCCAATTCGGTGCCCATTTGATATTAAAGAAACTTTAAGCAATCTATTCTTAGTTTTAGTTGATTTTGTAGTATAATATGATATATAGGGTGTGTTTAATATAAGAAACAAAGAAATTTCTTTGTAACATTTGTATTATTCATATAATtatgtaatttaataattaaaaattacaataattatttatagttgcatgttttattaaaaaaataaatttttatttatagttgttttatacttatacaatacaatactattattattattattgatagattttgctatatataatacttgCACGTAAACGTAAGTTGAATACCAATATccactaataaactaaaacaaaattaacGCATTTTTCAATTGACATCTGTCGTTTTTTTTATACGTGTCAAACTTATGAcaactaaattttatttttatctatagttactttataattataaaattatactattattattgatagattctataatatataatatttacatctatatatttattaaaacagtagttaccGGATAATTTAAGAGCATTTTCATCCGTTTTGTTCATATCATTGAAGTATGTCCATCCGTTTATAGGGTATTTGTTGATAGTTAATGACATGTTTGTAAATATCTTCAGaatattcatattattttttttgtttgtttgtatatgAAATATGTAAGGATGTGTGATGATGTagaaaatataaagatatataaagatGTTTGCAAGGGCGTAGCTACCATAGAATGGGGAGGGGTGCCCGACCCTCCGAAATTTTTTTTACGATGTAGGGGGTATATATGTTTCGTGTAgaaattttttgatatattcgGTTTCGACCCCCattttaattgtgaaaatttttttatataccaaACAATATAATCGATCcattacattttacataagcTCATTCAAAATTATTTAGCCCAAACTAAAACCCATAACCTAATTACTTACTTAGCTCATAACTTCATTGAATCGAACCAAGTACCAACCGATTGTctcttttttaatgtttactttTTTCTTGGACAAGTGTTTAGTTTTTTAGTgattgaaacatttttttttataataatagcaTTTAATTTTTGACCCGAATCGAATCACCGACCCGAACATATTACCCGAAAAATAgcgttaggaaaaaaaatatagatccCGACCCCCACTCAAAAATTTCTAGCTTTGCCACTGGATGTTTGTATGATcgaagataaaattaaaagattttaatgattttaaaaaattttaaaaattttaaagaataTGATGTGATAAATTAAGGAGGGGTCCCTAGCATTGGTCCAACCTTAACAAACTATAAGGACCATTGATGGAATTAAGTCGATTTACTTCACTATATGTCAAGTGTAAACTGCATAAAGAGGAAGAGATAAACCAAAATACCAGATACAAACATAGAAAAGTGAAGAAGAAAAATCCAATTAGAACAGTCCCAAATAATTGAATGAACTCATGAAGTACTAAAATCACTAGTCTTCTGGaatatgtttaatgtttttatatgaCCCATACGTACTATATTATACTCACTAGCTAGTCTTATTTATTTTGGGAAGTGATATATTCGAGTTATTAGTCAAAGTggtgttttataaataaaaaaaaaattattactaaAATGGTGTGTTTTAAAAAGTCTTTATTAAAgtggtgtttttttaaaaaagtatttaCTAAAACGATGTTTTTAATAAGTTTTGTATTATTTGGATAAAAACTTAACTTCTCAatcatctttctttctttcttgttaaattttaatttgaccATTATAAATTCTATATGGTATATTATCTTCTCAaccatattatattatatattataattataatggcTAATATTTTTCTTGGGCCGTAAGAATTTCACTGAAATTGTTGTGGTTGGAGGTGTTTTTGCCATAGCTTTTTTTATACTTTTCCAGaacaatatatgtttgttagttCTTACTAAGTAAACAATGCAGCTAGCTTTACTATTTACTCCTAATAAGCTTACGTTTTAAGACTTGATGATAGTGATGACTTTGATTTTGGTTCGCAAATTTTCATTAATACAGCTAGGTATATTCCTGATAGAAAAACAGTCTTGTACAACTGTGTAATTCAACTTGCACCTTTTTAGACCATTCGGAGTAGCCCGTTCCCATCAAAAAAATCCGTGCGCAACACCCCGGGAACGCCCTCGTTCGGCCCCGGGGGGCGTTCCGGAATGTAAAAATGTGTGCCCCGTTGCATTTTAAACGCGTCCGGCATTTTGGAAGGTAGTGGCCATATGGCCGTTTTTTTCTTGGAAAgaacatacaatttttttttttaccatttcagactctatatatatacataaacatacaCATATcaatatacaactatttatcta includes the following:
- the LOC122603839 gene encoding cytochrome P450 CYP72A219-like isoform X1, translated to METTTVYGVLGLATILVLCIWRILNWLWFKPKKIERYLRDQGLKGSPYKFMYGDLKEFSRMMVEAKSKPMSLTHDIAPRVMPFYVKSLTTYGKNCFTWLGTIPVVHISEPTMIREVLVNYTKFQKPRAGNPLVKLLVKGLLDTEGDQWVKHRKIINPAFHVEKLKHMIPAFYVSCSEMIEKWGEKVMKESSCEVDVWPYLQTFSADVISRTAFGSSFEEGRKIFELQREQSHLIMKAANSFYIPGSRYLPTKNNKRMKEIDREVKSSIENIIDKRVAAMKAGEASSDDLLGILLDSNHKEIKEHGSSNFGLSIVEVIEECKLFYFAGQETTANTLVWTIILLSQYTDWQTRARDEVLHIFGDKEPDIDGLNHLKVINMILNEVLRLYPPVVSLRRMIHKKTKLGEDLTLPPGAFIQINALIVHHDKDTWGEDANEFKPERFSEGISKAIKGQASYLPFSGGPRVCIGQNFAMLEAKLALAMILQRFSFELSPSYSHAPAAILTLQPQFGAHLILKKL